One genomic window of Roseateles sp. DAIF2 includes the following:
- a CDS encoding family 2A encapsulin nanocompartment cargo protein cysteine desulfurase, translating to MTIQTPTSEALSAGPLDLAALNRLAGEFFAEAAGKPPSSSSELSLAEAPAPRLEAAPPQQVHAAQAPRQGGQAQGVPQAYAAALPLPATAPSRPSVGGGGYYFVDEAAPALASGTAPPPVADWLSPQAFGLPGQDALLALLAEPKPPSQPQPGADYYFVQPAQVEAHEERAGSPQLQPRSVPGGFDVAAVRRDFPILAERVNGKPLVWLDNAATTHKPRQVIERLAYFYAHENSNIHRAAHELAARATDAYEGARQIVARFLGAASTEEIIFVRGATEGINLVAKSWGAKHIGAGDEIIVSQLEHHANIVPWQQLAADKGAKLRVILVDDSGQLRLDEYRKLLNPRTKLVAVTQVSNALGTITPVQEIVALAKAAGVTTLVDGAQSVSHLPVHLQTLGADFFVFSGHKVFAPTGIGVVYGRREVLEQTPPWQGGGNMIADVSFERTIYQPPPARFEAGTGNIADAVGLGAALEYLQGLGLPRVAQYEHDLLDYATERLRPIPGLRLIGTAAAKTSVLSFVLNGYSTEQVGRALNEEGIAVRSGHHCAQPILRRFGLEATVRPSLAFYNTCEEIDLLTDVVRRLATRR from the coding sequence ATGACTATCCAGACACCTACAAGTGAGGCGCTCAGCGCCGGCCCGCTGGATCTGGCGGCGCTGAACCGGCTGGCCGGCGAGTTCTTTGCGGAGGCGGCCGGCAAGCCGCCTTCATCGAGCTCGGAACTCTCACTGGCCGAAGCGCCAGCGCCGAGGCTGGAGGCCGCGCCGCCGCAGCAAGTCCATGCCGCGCAGGCGCCGCGCCAGGGCGGCCAGGCCCAGGGCGTGCCGCAGGCCTATGCGGCGGCCCTGCCCCTGCCGGCGACGGCGCCGAGCCGGCCCTCCGTCGGTGGTGGCGGCTACTACTTCGTCGACGAGGCCGCGCCCGCCTTGGCTTCGGGCACGGCGCCGCCGCCGGTCGCCGACTGGCTCTCGCCCCAGGCCTTCGGCCTGCCGGGGCAGGATGCTCTGCTCGCGCTGCTGGCCGAGCCCAAGCCCCCATCGCAGCCGCAGCCGGGCGCGGACTACTACTTCGTGCAGCCGGCCCAGGTCGAGGCGCATGAAGAGCGCGCCGGCAGCCCGCAGCTGCAGCCGCGCAGCGTGCCCGGCGGCTTCGATGTGGCGGCGGTGCGGCGCGACTTCCCGATCCTGGCCGAGCGGGTCAACGGCAAGCCCCTGGTCTGGCTGGACAACGCGGCGACGACCCACAAGCCGCGCCAGGTGATCGAGCGCCTCGCCTACTTCTACGCGCACGAGAACTCCAACATCCACCGCGCCGCGCATGAGCTGGCGGCCCGCGCCACCGATGCCTACGAGGGTGCGCGCCAGATCGTCGCGCGCTTTCTCGGCGCGGCCAGCACCGAGGAGATCATCTTCGTGCGCGGTGCCACCGAGGGCATCAACCTGGTGGCCAAGAGCTGGGGGGCGAAGCACATCGGCGCCGGCGACGAGATCATCGTCTCGCAGCTGGAGCATCACGCCAATATCGTGCCCTGGCAGCAGCTGGCGGCCGACAAGGGCGCGAAGCTGCGCGTGATCCTGGTCGACGACAGCGGGCAGCTCAGGCTCGACGAGTATCGCAAGCTGCTGAACCCGCGCACCAAGCTGGTCGCGGTGACGCAGGTGTCGAACGCGCTGGGCACGATCACGCCGGTGCAGGAAATCGTCGCGCTGGCCAAGGCCGCGGGCGTGACCACCCTGGTGGACGGCGCGCAATCGGTCTCGCATCTGCCGGTCCATCTGCAGACCCTGGGCGCGGACTTCTTCGTGTTCTCCGGCCACAAGGTGTTCGCGCCGACCGGCATCGGCGTGGTCTACGGCCGGCGCGAGGTGCTGGAGCAGACCCCGCCCTGGCAGGGTGGCGGCAACATGATCGCGGACGTCAGCTTCGAGCGCACGATCTACCAGCCACCGCCGGCGCGCTTCGAGGCCGGCACCGGCAATATCGCCGATGCGGTGGGCCTGGGCGCGGCGCTGGAATACCTGCAGGGCCTGGGCCTGCCACGCGTCGCGCAGTACGAGCATGACCTCTTGGACTACGCGACCGAGCGGCTGCGCCCCATCCCGGGTCTGCGCCTGATCGGCACCGCGGCGGCCAAGACCAGCGTCCTGTCCTTCGTGCTGAACGGCTACAGCACCGAGCAGGTCGGCCGCGCGCTGAACGAGGAAGGCATCGCGGTGCGCTCCGGCCACCATTGCGCCCAACCCATCCTGCGCCGCTTCGGCCTGGAGGCGACGGTACGGCCCTCGCTGGCCTTCTACAACACCTGCGAGGAGATCGACCTGCTGACCGATGTGGTGCGGCGCCTGGCCACCAGGCGCTGA
- a CDS encoding family 2A encapsulin nanocompartment shell protein: MADSQEAQQALSDNAARQLANATKTVPQLSVISPRWLTHLLQWQPVEAGIYRLNKVKNAKDIRVACAARDESELPQTFVDYEEQPREYFLNAVSTVLDVHTRVSDLYSSPHDQIKEQLRLTIEIIKERQESELINNPDYGLLANVAPEQIVYPLTGAPTPDDLDELLSKVWKEPAFFLTHPLVIAAFGRECTRRGVPPPTVSLFGSQFLTWRGLPLIPSDKVPVADGKSKILLLRVGDKRQGVVGLYQPGLAGEQSPGLSVRFMGINRNAIASYLISLYCSLAVQSDDALAVLEDVEIGKYHDYPDTYK; this comes from the coding sequence ATGGCCGACAGCCAAGAGGCCCAGCAGGCGCTCAGCGACAATGCCGCGCGCCAGCTAGCCAACGCGACCAAGACCGTTCCGCAGTTGTCCGTCATCAGCCCGCGCTGGCTGACGCATCTGCTGCAATGGCAGCCGGTGGAGGCCGGCATCTACCGCCTCAACAAGGTCAAGAACGCGAAGGACATCCGCGTCGCCTGCGCCGCGCGCGACGAGAGCGAGCTGCCGCAGACCTTCGTCGACTACGAGGAGCAGCCGCGCGAGTATTTCCTCAACGCGGTCAGCACCGTGCTGGACGTGCACACCCGCGTCTCCGACCTCTACAGCAGCCCGCATGACCAGATCAAGGAGCAGCTGCGCCTGACGATCGAGATCATCAAGGAGCGCCAGGAAAGCGAGCTGATCAACAACCCCGACTACGGCCTGCTGGCCAATGTCGCGCCCGAGCAGATTGTCTACCCGCTGACCGGCGCGCCGACGCCGGACGATCTGGACGAACTGCTGAGCAAGGTCTGGAAGGAGCCCGCCTTCTTCCTGACCCACCCGCTGGTGATCGCCGCCTTCGGCCGCGAATGCACCCGCCGCGGCGTGCCGCCGCCGACCGTCAGCCTGTTCGGCTCGCAGTTCCTGACCTGGCGCGGCCTGCCGCTGATCCCCTCGGACAAGGTGCCGGTGGCGGACGGCAAGAGCAAGATCCTGCTGCTGCGTGTCGGCGACAAGCGCCAGGGCGTGGTCGGCCTGTATCAGCCCGGCCTCGCGGGCGAGCAGAGCCCGGGCCTGTCGGTGCGCTTCATGGGCATCAACCGCAACGCGATCGCCAGCTACCTGATCTCGCTGTACTGCTCGCTGGCGGTGCAGAGCGACGACGCGCTGGCGGTGCTGGAGGACGTGGAGATCGGCAAGTACCATGACTATCCAGACACCTACAAGTGA
- the epsC gene encoding serine O-acetyltransferase EpsC: MSGLPPIPAPTSAPTAEDLPLEQVVAGLRQARREWRERHRLHEPRGRELPSAELLQGIVGGLRGALFPLRLGPPDLRPEAEDFYIGHQLDTQLQALRQQVLLELRYAARGQQAEAQLAARAQGLVAEFALALPQIRRLLDSDVLAAFEGDPAARSVDEVLLCYPGIEAMIHHRLAHQLYLLGVPLLARIVAELAHAKTGIDIHPGAQIGAGLFIDHGTGVVIGETAVIGERVRIYQAVTLGARSFPTDDQGQIRKGAPRHPVVEDEVVIYAGATILGRITLGRGSTIGGNVWLTRSVAPGSQISQANAAPATQPL; this comes from the coding sequence ATGAGCGGCCTTCCCCCGATTCCTGCCCCGACTTCCGCCCCGACTGCCGAAGACCTGCCGCTGGAGCAGGTCGTGGCCGGCCTGCGCCAGGCGCGGCGCGAATGGCGCGAGCGCCACCGCCTGCACGAGCCGCGCGGCCGCGAGCTGCCCTCGGCCGAGCTGCTGCAGGGCATCGTCGGCGGCCTGCGCGGCGCGCTGTTCCCGCTGCGCCTGGGGCCACCGGACCTGCGGCCCGAGGCTGAGGACTTCTACATCGGCCACCAGCTCGACACCCAGCTGCAGGCGCTGCGCCAGCAGGTGCTGCTGGAGCTGCGCTATGCGGCGCGCGGCCAGCAGGCCGAGGCTCAGCTGGCCGCGCGCGCTCAAGGCCTGGTGGCCGAGTTCGCGCTGGCCCTGCCGCAGATCCGCCGCCTGCTGGACAGCGATGTGCTGGCCGCCTTCGAGGGCGACCCGGCGGCACGCAGCGTCGACGAGGTGCTGCTCTGCTATCCCGGCATCGAGGCGATGATCCACCACCGCCTGGCGCACCAGCTCTATCTGCTGGGCGTGCCGCTCTTGGCGCGCATCGTCGCCGAGCTGGCCCATGCCAAGACCGGCATCGACATCCACCCCGGCGCGCAGATCGGCGCGGGCCTGTTCATCGACCATGGCACCGGCGTCGTGATCGGCGAGACCGCGGTGATCGGCGAGCGGGTGCGCATCTACCAGGCCGTGACCCTGGGCGCGCGCAGCTTCCCGACCGACGACCAGGGCCAGATCCGCAAAGGCGCGCCGCGCCATCCGGTGGTCGAGGACGAGGTCGTGATCTATGCCGGCGCCACCATCCTCGGCCGCATCACCCTGGGCCGCGGTTCGACCATCGGCGGCAATGTCTGGCTGACCCGCAGCGTCGCGCCGGGCAGCCAGATCAGCCAGGCCAATGCCGCGCCGGCGACCCAGCCGCTCTGA
- a CDS encoding rhodanese-like domain-containing protein, whose translation MSHNAPVLPTEESNPTTEGQVLPAPLQQALDEARQAARDAGLAYAGGLPPPLAWQLVSAGALTLVDVRSPEEYRFVGHVPDSLQVPWASGTGLTRNPRFVRELEAKLGGRKDRPVLLLCRSGRRSALAAEAAAKAGFTKVYNVLEGFEGDLDAQGQRGHGNGWRFHHLPWQQD comes from the coding sequence ATGAGCCACAACGCCCCTGTATTGCCTACCGAAGAATCCAACCCAACAACCGAGGGCCAGGTCTTGCCCGCGCCGCTGCAGCAGGCGCTGGACGAGGCCCGCCAAGCCGCCCGCGACGCGGGCCTGGCCTATGCCGGCGGCCTGCCGCCGCCGCTGGCCTGGCAGCTGGTGTCGGCCGGCGCCCTGACCCTGGTCGATGTGCGCTCGCCCGAGGAATACCGCTTCGTCGGCCATGTGCCGGACAGCCTGCAGGTGCCCTGGGCCAGCGGCACCGGCCTGACCCGCAACCCGCGCTTCGTGCGCGAGCTGGAAGCCAAGCTGGGGGGCCGCAAGGACCGCCCGGTGCTGCTGCTGTGCCGCAGCGGCAGGCGCTCGGCACTGGCCGCCGAAGCGGCCGCCAAGGCCGGTTTCACCAAGGTCTATAACGTGCTCGAGGGCTTCGAGGGCGATCTCGATGCGCAGGGCCAGCGCGGCCATGGCAATGGCTGGCGTTTTCACCATCTGCCCTGGCAGCAGGACTGA
- a CDS encoding co-chaperone GroES encodes MALRPLNDRIIVKRSEPELKTASGIVIPDSAGEKPEQGEVLAVGPGRRTERGDYLAPSVKVGDKVIFGKYSGQTVKLDGDELLVVREEDLFAVIVDKN; translated from the coding sequence ATGGCATTGCGCCCCTTGAATGACCGCATCATCGTCAAACGCAGCGAACCCGAACTGAAGACCGCCAGCGGCATCGTGATCCCCGACTCCGCCGGCGAGAAGCCCGAGCAGGGCGAGGTGCTGGCCGTCGGCCCCGGCCGGCGCACCGAGCGCGGCGACTATCTCGCGCCCTCGGTCAAGGTTGGCGACAAGGTGATCTTCGGCAAGTACAGCGGCCAGACCGTCAAGCTCGACGGCGACGAACTGCTGGTCGTGCGCGAGGAAGACCTGTTCGCGGTCATCGTCGACAAGAACTGA
- the groL gene encoding chaperonin GroEL (60 kDa chaperone family; promotes refolding of misfolded polypeptides especially under stressful conditions; forms two stacked rings of heptamers to form a barrel-shaped 14mer; ends can be capped by GroES; misfolded proteins enter the barrel where they are refolded when GroES binds) produces the protein MAAKQVIFGDDARHKIVRGVNILADAVKVTLGPKGRNVVLERSFGAPTVTKDGVSVAKEIELKDRYENIGAQLVKEVASRTSDNAGDGTTTATVLAQAIVREGFKYVAAGLNPADLKRGIDKAVVALVAEVKHIAKPTTTSKEIAQVGAISANADWDIGQIIADAIDKVGKEGVITVEDGKSLANELSVVEGLQFDRGYLSPYFINNSERQLAQLDNPLVLLVDKKVSNIRDLLPTLEAVAKAGRPLLIIAEDIEGEALATLVVNSIRGILKVVAVKAPGFGDRRKAILEDIAILTGGKVIAEEVGLTLEKVTLADLGQAKRVEVGKENSTLIDGAGSVEQIQARVKQLRAQIDEATSDYDREKLQERVAKLAGGVAVIKVGAATEVELKEKKARVEDALHATRAAVEEGVVPGGGVALLRARQALGALSGDNADQNAGIRLVLRAIEEPLRQIVANAGDEPSVVVDKVLQGQGNFGYNAAQGSYGDLVEQGVLDPAKVTRTALQNAASVASLILTTEAIVAELAEDKPAPAGLPGGAGGFGGPEF, from the coding sequence ATGGCAGCCAAGCAAGTCATCTTCGGCGACGACGCCCGCCACAAGATCGTTCGCGGCGTCAACATCCTGGCCGACGCGGTCAAGGTCACCCTGGGCCCGAAGGGCCGCAACGTGGTGCTGGAGCGCAGCTTCGGCGCGCCCACCGTGACCAAGGACGGGGTCTCGGTGGCCAAGGAGATCGAGCTGAAAGACCGCTACGAGAACATCGGCGCCCAGCTGGTCAAGGAGGTGGCGAGCCGCACCAGCGACAACGCCGGCGACGGCACCACCACCGCCACCGTGCTGGCGCAGGCCATCGTGCGCGAGGGCTTCAAATATGTGGCCGCGGGGCTGAACCCGGCCGACCTGAAGCGCGGCATCGACAAGGCGGTTGTGGCCCTGGTGGCCGAGGTCAAGCACATCGCCAAGCCGACCACCACCAGCAAGGAGATCGCCCAGGTCGGCGCGATCTCGGCCAATGCCGACTGGGACATCGGCCAGATCATCGCCGACGCGATCGACAAGGTCGGCAAGGAGGGCGTGATCACGGTCGAGGACGGCAAGAGCCTGGCCAACGAGCTCTCGGTGGTCGAGGGTCTGCAGTTCGACCGCGGCTATCTGAGCCCCTATTTCATCAACAACAGCGAGCGCCAGCTGGCCCAGCTGGACAACCCGCTGGTGCTGCTGGTCGACAAGAAGGTCAGCAATATCCGCGACCTGCTGCCGACGCTCGAAGCCGTGGCCAAGGCCGGCCGGCCGCTCCTGATCATTGCCGAGGACATCGAGGGTGAGGCCCTGGCCACCCTGGTGGTCAACTCGATCCGCGGCATCCTGAAGGTGGTGGCGGTGAAGGCGCCGGGCTTCGGCGACCGCCGCAAGGCCATCCTGGAGGACATCGCGATCCTGACCGGCGGCAAGGTGATCGCCGAGGAGGTCGGCCTGACCCTGGAGAAGGTCACCCTGGCCGACCTGGGCCAGGCCAAGCGGGTCGAGGTCGGCAAGGAGAACAGCACCCTGATCGACGGCGCCGGCTCGGTCGAGCAGATCCAGGCGCGCGTCAAGCAGCTGCGCGCCCAGATCGACGAGGCCACCAGCGACTACGACCGCGAGAAGCTGCAGGAGCGCGTGGCCAAGCTGGCCGGTGGCGTCGCGGTGATCAAGGTCGGCGCGGCCACCGAGGTCGAGCTCAAGGAGAAGAAGGCCCGCGTCGAGGACGCGCTGCATGCGACCCGCGCCGCGGTGGAGGAGGGCGTGGTGCCCGGCGGCGGCGTGGCCCTGCTGCGTGCGCGCCAGGCGCTGGGCGCCCTGAGCGGCGACAATGCCGACCAGAACGCCGGCATCCGCCTGGTTCTGCGCGCGATCGAGGAGCCGCTGCGCCAGATCGTCGCCAATGCCGGCGACGAGCCCAGCGTGGTGGTCGACAAGGTGCTGCAGGGCCAGGGCAACTTCGGCTACAACGCCGCCCAGGGCAGCTACGGCGACCTGGTCGAGCAGGGCGTGCTGGACCCGGCCAAGGTCACGCGCACCGCGCTGCAGAACGCCGCCTCGGTCGCCAGCCTGATCCTGACCACCGAGGCCATCGTCGCCGAACTGGCCGAGGACAAGCCGGCCCCGGCCGGCCTGCCCGGCGGTGCCGGCGGCTTTGGCGGGCCGGAGTTCTAA
- a CDS encoding ABC transporter substrate-binding protein, which produces MSVEKLLRQLSLAVLALASLLLLPRPVQAQDLPPEVRFAYAGGPRVWILGKIDQSFDKAFGTKVRWIPFASGADVLSLFAANEIDIARFGSSPAAAGIARKLPIEIIGVPEVIATSERLIGRSAKGIAGLRDIEGKTVAYPPNSTAHYALEAAIKVHKLDKSKIRLVPLKPAEIVAAWKRGDIDAAYVWGPFTQQLEADGGKEVFATKALQKDGYLVYNNFVVRKAFAEKHPQLVSKFLAVYQQKLEQYQRDPEGSTRAIAEHLSIPVETARLVLTGLEYASLKDQLAPAYLGQGASAANAGIARAAKDTALFLAEIGEIRRADVPESYAPAINSSYVVRALAGQ; this is translated from the coding sequence ATGAGCGTAGAAAAACTATTGCGCCAGCTGTCGCTGGCCGTGCTGGCCCTGGCCAGCCTCTTGCTGCTGCCGCGCCCCGTCCAGGCGCAAGACCTGCCCCCCGAGGTGCGCTTCGCCTATGCCGGCGGGCCGCGCGTCTGGATCCTGGGCAAGATCGACCAGTCCTTCGACAAGGCCTTCGGCACCAAGGTGCGCTGGATTCCGTTCGCCTCCGGCGCCGATGTGCTGAGCCTGTTCGCGGCCAACGAGATCGACATCGCCCGCTTCGGCTCCAGCCCGGCCGCGGCCGGCATCGCGCGCAAGCTGCCGATCGAGATCATCGGCGTGCCCGAGGTGATCGCCACCAGCGAGCGCCTGATCGGCCGCAGCGCCAAGGGCATCGCGGGCCTGAGGGACATCGAGGGCAAGACGGTCGCCTACCCGCCGAACTCGACCGCGCATTACGCGCTGGAGGCCGCGATCAAGGTGCACAAGCTCGACAAGAGCAAGATCCGCCTGGTGCCGCTGAAGCCGGCCGAGATCGTCGCGGCCTGGAAGCGCGGCGACATCGACGCCGCCTATGTCTGGGGCCCGTTCACCCAGCAGCTGGAGGCCGACGGCGGCAAGGAGGTCTTTGCGACCAAGGCGCTGCAGAAGGACGGCTATCTGGTCTACAACAACTTCGTCGTGCGCAAGGCCTTCGCCGAGAAGCATCCGCAGCTGGTCAGCAAGTTCCTGGCGGTCTACCAGCAGAAGCTGGAGCAGTACCAGCGCGACCCCGAGGGCTCGACCCGCGCGATTGCCGAGCATCTGAGCATCCCGGTCGAGACCGCGCGCCTGGTGCTGACCGGCCTGGAATACGCCTCGCTGAAGGACCAACTGGCGCCGGCCTATCTGGGCCAGGGCGCCAGCGCGGCAAATGCCGGCATCGCCCGCGCGGCCAAGGACACGGCACTGTTCCTGGCCGAGATCGGCGAGATCCGCCGCGCCGACGTGCCCGAAAGCTACGCCCCCGCGATCAACAGCAGCTATGTCGTCCGCGCGCTCGCTGGCCAGTGA
- a CDS encoding ABC transporter permease, which yields MSSARSLASEAVAPAAAPSSSSSPSPRLTSLLLGTPVRRQRALSVGAVLAVLLLWQASGSLGWVDALLLPPPAEVLRTVAELLQDGYRQVPLWQHVATSIGRALLAFVAAVLVGVPLGLAMGLSPTLSALLNPFVQFLRPLPKIALIPLVVVWLGIGEGSKFFLIFISTGLSVVVSAAAAAAAVPLARLRAAQVLGASRRQLFSHVVLPHSLPELFTGVRLSVGIGWTSLIAAEMVAATSGLGWMVLNASSYLRTDIVMLGILLLGLSGWAFDWLLLRLQRRFVPWAGKE from the coding sequence ATGTCGTCCGCGCGCTCGCTGGCCAGTGAGGCCGTGGCGCCGGCCGCGGCGCCTTCTTCTTCATCATCACCTTCACCGCGATTGACGAGCCTGCTGCTGGGCACGCCGGTGCGGCGCCAGCGCGCCCTGAGCGTCGGCGCGGTGCTGGCCGTGCTGCTGCTGTGGCAGGCCAGTGGCAGCCTGGGCTGGGTCGACGCGCTGCTGCTGCCGCCGCCGGCCGAGGTGCTGCGCACCGTGGCCGAGCTGCTGCAGGACGGCTACCGCCAGGTGCCGCTGTGGCAGCATGTGGCGACCAGCATCGGCCGGGCGCTGCTGGCCTTCGTCGCGGCGGTGCTGGTCGGCGTGCCGTTGGGGCTGGCGATGGGCCTGTCGCCGACCCTGTCGGCGCTGCTGAATCCCTTCGTGCAGTTCCTGCGCCCGCTGCCCAAGATCGCGCTGATCCCGCTGGTGGTGGTCTGGCTGGGCATCGGCGAAGGCTCCAAGTTCTTCCTGATCTTCATCTCGACCGGGCTCAGCGTCGTGGTCAGCGCAGCGGCGGCCGCCGCCGCGGTGCCGCTGGCGCGGCTGCGCGCGGCCCAGGTGCTGGGCGCGAGCCGGCGCCAGCTGTTCTCCCACGTGGTGCTGCCGCACAGCCTGCCCGAACTGTTCACCGGCGTGCGCCTGTCGGTGGGCATCGGCTGGACCTCGCTGATCGCGGCCGAAATGGTGGCCGCAACCTCGGGCCTGGGCTGGATGGTGCTGAATGCCAGCTCCTATCTGCGCACCGACATCGTGATGCTGGGCATCCTGCTGCTGGGCCTGAGCGGCTGGGCCTTCGACTGGCTGCTGCTGCGCCTGCAGCGGCGTTTCGTGCCCTGGGCGGGCAAGGAGTGA
- a CDS encoding ABC transporter ATP-binding protein, which translates to MSNVTHETTLPQIELRGVAKRFAAPGGGHQEVLQQFSLSIAPGEFVCLLGPSGCGKSTVLNLLAGFEQPDAGLLRFEGRPVTAPGPERGVVFQQPQLFPWLDVLGNVCLGPRLAGQPLAAVQERARELLARVGLRGFERHRPYQLSGGMRQRAALARAWLPEPRVLLMDEPFGALDAQTRLMMQELLISVWQAQRTTVLFITHDVDEALSLGDRVLLMSTRPGRVIEELVLPFERPRRLEDLVADPRYGELKRRVLQRLREQAAPVAVD; encoded by the coding sequence ATGAGTAATGTCACCCACGAAACAACCCTTCCGCAGATCGAGCTGCGCGGCGTCGCCAAGCGCTTTGCCGCGCCGGGCGGCGGGCACCAGGAGGTGCTGCAGCAGTTCTCGCTGAGCATCGCGCCGGGCGAGTTCGTCTGCCTGCTGGGGCCTTCGGGCTGCGGCAAGTCCACGGTGCTGAACCTGCTGGCCGGCTTCGAGCAGCCGGACGCGGGCCTGCTGCGCTTCGAGGGCCGGCCGGTGACGGCGCCGGGCCCGGAGCGCGGCGTGGTGTTCCAGCAGCCGCAGCTCTTCCCCTGGCTGGACGTGCTGGGCAATGTCTGCCTCGGGCCGCGCCTGGCCGGCCAGCCGCTGGCGGCGGTGCAGGAGCGGGCGCGCGAACTGCTGGCGCGGGTCGGGCTGCGAGGCTTCGAGCGGCACCGCCCCTACCAGCTCTCCGGCGGCATGCGTCAGCGCGCCGCGCTGGCGCGCGCCTGGCTGCCCGAGCCGCGCGTGCTGCTGATGGACGAGCCCTTCGGCGCGCTGGATGCGCAGACCCGGCTGATGATGCAGGAGCTGCTGATTTCGGTCTGGCAGGCCCAGCGCACCACGGTGCTGTTCATCACCCATGATGTCGACGAGGCGCTGAGCCTGGGCGACCGGGTGCTGCTGATGTCGACCCGGCCGGGCCGGGTGATCGAGGAACTGGTGCTGCCCTTCGAACGCCCGCGCCGCCTCGAGGATCTGGTGGCCGACCCGCGCTATGGCGAGCTCAAGCGCCGGGTGCTGCAGCGGCTGCGGGAGCAGGCGGCGCCGGTGGCGGTGGACTGA
- a CDS encoding DMT family transporter codes for MPHTTALLYVSTVLIWGTTWIALKLQIGEVPIPWSIAYRFWLAAAVLMAWLAWRRQWRLPPRSVWPHLLAQGVLLFCLNFLCFFHASRFVASGLVAVCFSTAPLWNALNGRLLQGKPLAGRVLLGGALGLAGLLLLFGTEVLKDLGRTETLWGLGLALAGTYCFSLGNLLSGAMQRQGQTPLQTNAWAMSIGACVVALVALATGQPMRFDLSPTYVGAWLYLALPGSVIGFTAYLTLVGRLGADRAAYCTVLFPVVALNVSAWLEGYHWTWPALLGLALVALGNVVVFWRAGPPPQKVAGQGATL; via the coding sequence ATGCCTCACACCACCGCCCTGCTCTATGTCTCGACCGTGCTGATCTGGGGCACGACCTGGATCGCGCTGAAGCTGCAGATCGGCGAGGTGCCGATCCCCTGGTCGATCGCCTACCGCTTCTGGCTGGCCGCCGCGGTCCTGATGGCCTGGCTGGCCTGGCGGCGCCAATGGCGCTTGCCGCCGCGCTCGGTCTGGCCGCATCTGCTGGCCCAGGGCGTGCTGCTGTTCTGCCTGAACTTCCTGTGCTTCTTCCACGCCAGCCGCTTCGTCGCCAGCGGCCTGGTGGCCGTGTGCTTCTCCACGGCGCCGCTGTGGAACGCGCTGAACGGCCGCCTGCTGCAGGGCAAGCCGCTGGCCGGCCGGGTGCTGCTGGGCGGCGCCCTGGGCCTGGCGGGCCTGCTGCTGCTGTTCGGCACCGAGGTGCTGAAGGACCTGGGCCGCACCGAGACCCTGTGGGGCCTGGGCCTGGCGCTGGCCGGCACCTACTGCTTCTCGCTCGGCAACCTGCTGTCCGGTGCGATGCAGCGCCAGGGCCAGACGCCGCTGCAGACCAATGCCTGGGCGATGAGCATCGGCGCCTGCGTGGTCGCGCTGGTCGCGCTGGCGACCGGCCAGCCGATGCGCTTCGACCTGTCGCCGACCTATGTCGGCGCCTGGCTCTACCTGGCCCTGCCCGGCTCGGTGATCGGCTTCACCGCCTACCTGACCCTGGTGGGCCGCCTGGGCGCCGACCGCGCCGCCTACTGCACCGTGCTGTTCCCGGTGGTCGCGCTGAACGTCTCGGCCTGGCTGGAGGGCTACCACTGGACCTGGCCGGCCCTGCTCGGCCTGGCCCTGGTGGCGCTGGGCAATGTGGTGGTGTTCTGGCGCGCCGGCCCGCCGCCACAAAAAGTGGCAGGCCAAGGTGCGACTTTATGA